A portion of the Nomia melanderi isolate GNS246 chromosome 2, iyNomMela1, whole genome shotgun sequence genome contains these proteins:
- the dia gene encoding diaphanous related formin 1 isoform X4 — translation MANRKDKSSAGFLDTWFGRPKKSGRGGGVRSGSGNHTMPRPHSGDDFNEIEQQRSIIERMDEETVNDKFEEMLANMNLTEEKKEPLRQQSETKKKEMLVLHYKGSVQENRSKFDKPADYIQYLAQPDLSVNKIYSCIESLRIALTNNPLSWVQEFGTKGLKQVLATLNECYRNDNRYERIQYECIRCLKAIMNNTVGIKEMLAHHEALTIVARSLEPTKPSVMSEAVKLLGAVCLISSDSHKKVLDAITMNGEFKGRERFLPIVQGLMNKKNENLRVECLQLINSIISSAEELDFRLHLRNEIMRVGLADILEMLERDESEDLARHLKIFNDHKEEDYEEFVQRFDHVRLELDDVNDCFEVIKNMVMETSAEPYFLSILQHLLFVRDDASVRPAYYKLIEECVSQIVLHRSGCDPDFSATKRFQIDVQPLIDTLVEKSRAEEERRLVEVSQKLEEAIASKQEAEAKLQHAENKIRELEQGGGKSVGNNAKHGTCPPPPTLPGIPPPPPPPFPGIAGIGAPAPPPPPPPPGSGFAGPPRPPPPPGSGFGGPPPPPPPPMPGAHTGPAPPPMPPPILPGFAAPNATQSLPLGLKPKKKWEVEAPLKRANWKAILPHKLTEKSFWTKVQEDRLASPEILNGLTQKFASKPSGKKIDDVVDKSAPSKKTKDLKVLDGKAAQNILILLGGTLKHMSYDQVKSCLLKCEGPVVSDNILQGLIQYLPPPDQLSKLQVYKNQYEELTEAEQFCVTISTIKRLLPRLRSLSFMLRFEELVQDVKPDIVAGTAACEEVKASKKFAKILELILLLGNYMNSGSKNGQAFGFEISFLTKLTSTKDVENKQTLMHYLVDTLEQKFPECLSFAEELAHVDRASRVSLENVQRTLRQMDSNIRNLEQDLSNAKVPQSDEDMFIEVMGPFAKKARESYEVMQNMFKNMDSLYTDISEFFSFDKQKYTIEEFFGDIKTFKDDFTQAQREIIKLREGEEKQRRAREAREKAEAEKAARAARKRALVDMNAHETQEGVMDSLMEALQTGSAFSRPDQRRKRQARAAGAERRAQLNRSRSRTGLVGTGLLGRELSTELLSSA, via the exons ATGGCCAACAGAAAAGACAAATCGTCGGCAGgtttt CTGGACACATGGTTCGGCCGACCAAAAAAATCCGGGCGTGGAGGTGGGGTCAGAAGTGGTTCGGGAAATCACACGATGCCTCGACCCCATTCCGGCGATGATTTCAACGAGATCGAACAGCAACGATCCATCATCGAGAGAATGGACGAGGAAACAGTAAACGACAAGTTCGAGGAGATGCTG GCGAACATGAATCTCACCGAGGAGAAAAAGGAACCTTTGCGGCAGCAGTCGGagacaaaaaagaaagaaatgttgGTGTTGCATTACAAAGGCAGCGTTCAAGAAAATAGGTCGAAATTCGACAAACCGGCGGATTATATACAGTATTTAGCGCAACCCGACTTGAGCGTCAACAAAATTTACAGCTGCATCGAATCGTTGAGAATAGCGTTGACAAACAATCCGCTTAGTTGGGTTCAAGAATTCGGAACGAAGGGATTGAAACAGGTTTTAGCCACGCTGAACGAGTGCTACCGGAA CGACAATCGATACGAGCGCATACAATACGAATGCATCCGATGCTTAAAGGCAATTATGAACAACACCGTCGGCATAAAAGAAATGTTGGCCCACCACGAGGCGCTAACGATCGTGGCCAGATCGCTGGAACCCACCAAACCGTCCGTCATGTCGGAAGCCGTGAAACTTCTGGGAGCGGTTTGTCTGATTTCGAGCGATAGTCACAAAAAGGTATTGGATGCGATTACCATGAACGGAGAGTTCAAGGGAAGAGAGAGATTCTTACCGATCGTTCAGGGATTGATgaacaagaaaaatgaaaatttgagg GTCGAGTGTCTTCAACTGATCAATTCTATCATCTCCTCGGCTGAAGAGCTCGACTTTCGACTCCACCTACGGAATGAAATTATGCGAGTTGGACTGGCGGATATATTGGAAATGCTCGAGAGAGACGAATCCGAAGATCTGGCTAGGcacttgaaaattttcaacgatCACAAGGAGGAAGATTACGAGGAATTCGTCCAGAGGTTCGATCACGTCCGATTGGAGTTGGACGACGTCAACGATTGTTTCGAAGTGATCAAGAACATGGTGATGGAAACCTCTGCCGAGCCCTACTTTCTATCGATACTTCAGCACCTGCTCTTCGTCAGGGACGACGCCTCGGTCAG GCCCGCGTACTACAAACTGATAGAGGAATGCGTATCGCAAATAGTACTCCATCGTTCGGGCTGCGACCCAGATTTCAGCGCGACCAAACGATTTCAAATCGACGTGCAACCATTGATAGACACGTTGGTCGAAAAATCACGAGCGGAAGAAGAACGACGATTGGTCGAGGTGTCGCAGAAATTGGAAGAAGCTATAGCCAGTAAACAGGAGGCCGAGGCGAAGCTGCAGCACGCGGAGAACAAAATCCGAGAATTGGAACAGGGAGGAGGGAAATCTGTCGGTAACAACGCG AAGCACGGGACTTGTCCGCCTCCACCGACTCTGCCGGGGAttccaccgccgccgcctccgccgttTCCGGGGATCGCCGGAATCGGGGCTCCagcgccaccgccgccgccgccgcctccagGATCCGGATTCGCGGGaccgccgcggccgccgccgcctccgggATCCGGATTCGGAGgtccgccgccgccaccaccgccgcctATGCCTGGAGCGCACACGGGCCCTGCCCCACCGCCGATGCCTCCACCGATCCTGCCTGGATTCGCCGCCCCGAACGCGACACAGTCGCTACCCTTGGGCCTGAAACCGAAGAAGAAGTGGGAGGTCGAGGCGCCGTTGAAGAGGGCGAACTGGAAGGCG ATTCTGCCGCACAAGCTCACCGAAAAGTCGTTTTGGACCAAAGTGCAAGAGGATCGATTGGCGAGCCCCGAAATATTGAACGGTTTGACTCAAAAGTTTGCGTCGAAACCCAGCGGGAAAAAGATCGACGACGTCGTGGACAA GTCAGCACCCTCGAAGAAGACGAAGGATTTGAAGGTTCTAGATGGAAAGGCCGCGCAGAACATTCTGATCCTCCTCGGCGGTACCTTGAAGCACATGTCCTACGATCAAGTGAAATCGTGTTTACTCAAGTGCGAGGGTCCCGTTGTGTCGGACAACATCCTTCAAGGGTTGATACAGTACTTGCCGCCACCGGATCAGCTCTCGAAACTGCAGGTTTACAAGAACCAATACGAGGAATTGACGGAGGCCGAGCAATTTTGCGTTACC ATATCGACGATCAAGAGATTATTGCCGAGGTTGAGGTCGTTGAGTTTCATGCTGCGATTCGAGGAATTGGTGCAAGACGTAAAACCGGACATCGTGGCTGGTACGGCGGCTTGCGAGGAGGTGAAGGCCAGCAAAAAGTTTGCGAAAATCCTCGAACTGATCTTGCTGCTGGGCAATTATATGAATTCCGGATCTAAAAACGGCCAAGCTTTCGGTTTCGAGATCAGTTTCCTGACAAAG TTGACCAGTACGAAAGACGTCGAGAACAAACAGACGTTGATGCACTATTTGGTGGACACCTTGGAACAAAAGTTCCCCGAGTGTCTCAGTTTTGCGGAAGAATTGGCGCACGTGGACAGAGCTAGCCGGGTATCGCTGGAGAACGTTCAGAGAACGTTGCGACAAATGGATTCCAACATCCGAAATTTAGAGCAAGATCTGTCGAACGCTAAAGTTCCTCAATCGGACGAGGATATGTTTATCGAAGTTATGGGC CCGTTTGCGAAGAAAGCTCGAGAGTCTTACGAAGTGATGCAGAATATGTTCAAAAACATGGACAGCCTGTACACCGATATTTCCGAATTTTTCTCCTTCGACAAGCAAAAGTACACGATAGAGGAGTTCTTTGGCGATATTAAAACATTCAAAGATGATTTCACG CAAGCGCAACGAGAAATAATCAAGTTGAGGGAAGGAGAGGAAAAGCAGAGGAGGGCTAGGGAAGCGCGGGAAAAAGCGGAAGCCGAGAAAGCGGCGCGAGCAGCTCGGAAGCGCGCGCTCGTCGACATGAATGCTCACGAAACACAGGAAGGCGTTATGGACAGCTTGATGGAGGCTCTGCAAACTGGTTCCGCGTTCAGTAGACCGGATCAACGTCGCAAACGGCAAGCACGCGCCGCTGGTG CGGAGAGAAGGGCTCAACTTAATAGAAGTCGTTCGCGAACAGGATTAGTGGGGACCGGCTTACTGGGAAGAGAACTTTCGAC AGAACTTTTAAGCTCGGCATAA
- the dia gene encoding diaphanous related formin 1 isoform X3: MANRKDKSSAGFLDTWFGRPKKSGRGGGVRSGSGNHTMPRPHSGDDFNEIEQQRSIIERMDEETVNDKFEEMLANMNLTEEKKEPLRQQSETKKKEMLVLHYKGSVQENRSKFDKPADYIQYLAQPDLSVNKIYSCIESLRIALTNNPLSWVQEFGTKGLKQVLATLNECYRNAFVYYDSDNRYERIQYECIRCLKAIMNNTVGIKEMLAHHEALTIVARSLEPTKPSVMSEAVKLLGAVCLISSDSHKKVLDAITMNGEFKGRERFLPIVQGLMNKKNENLRVECLQLINSIISSAEELDFRLHLRNEIMRVGLADILEMLERDESEDLARHLKIFNDHKEEDYEEFVQRFDHVRLELDDVNDCFEVIKNMVMETSAEPYFLSILQHLLFVRDDASVRPAYYKLIEECVSQIVLHRSGCDPDFSATKRFQIDVQPLIDTLVEKSRAEEERRLVEVSQKLEEAIASKQEAEAKLQHAENKIRELEQGGGKSVGNNAKHGTCPPPPTLPGIPPPPPPPFPGIAGIGAPAPPPPPPPPGSGFAGPPRPPPPPGSGFGGPPPPPPPPMPGAHTGPAPPPMPPPILPGFAAPNATQSLPLGLKPKKKWEVEAPLKRANWKAILPHKLTEKSFWTKVQEDRLASPEILNGLTQKFASKPSGKKIDDVVDKSAPSKKTKDLKVLDGKAAQNILILLGGTLKHMSYDQVKSCLLKCEGPVVSDNILQGLIQYLPPPDQLSKLQVYKNQYEELTEAEQFCVTISTIKRLLPRLRSLSFMLRFEELVQDVKPDIVAGTAACEEVKASKKFAKILELILLLGNYMNSGSKNGQAFGFEISFLTKLTSTKDVENKQTLMHYLVDTLEQKFPECLSFAEELAHVDRASRVSLENVQRTLRQMDSNIRNLEQDLSNAKVPQSDEDMFIEVMGPFAKKARESYEVMQNMFKNMDSLYTDISEFFSFDKQKYTIEEFFGDIKTFKDDFTQAQREIIKLREGEEKQRRAREAREKAEAEKAARAARKRALVDMNAHETQEGVMDSLMEALQTGSAFSRPDQRRKRQARAAGAERRAQLNRSRSRTGLVGTGLLGRELSTELLSSA, translated from the exons ATGGCCAACAGAAAAGACAAATCGTCGGCAGgtttt CTGGACACATGGTTCGGCCGACCAAAAAAATCCGGGCGTGGAGGTGGGGTCAGAAGTGGTTCGGGAAATCACACGATGCCTCGACCCCATTCCGGCGATGATTTCAACGAGATCGAACAGCAACGATCCATCATCGAGAGAATGGACGAGGAAACAGTAAACGACAAGTTCGAGGAGATGCTG GCGAACATGAATCTCACCGAGGAGAAAAAGGAACCTTTGCGGCAGCAGTCGGagacaaaaaagaaagaaatgttgGTGTTGCATTACAAAGGCAGCGTTCAAGAAAATAGGTCGAAATTCGACAAACCGGCGGATTATATACAGTATTTAGCGCAACCCGACTTGAGCGTCAACAAAATTTACAGCTGCATCGAATCGTTGAGAATAGCGTTGACAAACAATCCGCTTAGTTGGGTTCAAGAATTCGGAACGAAGGGATTGAAACAGGTTTTAGCCACGCTGAACGAGTGCTACCGGAA TGCCTTCGTATATTATGATAG CGACAATCGATACGAGCGCATACAATACGAATGCATCCGATGCTTAAAGGCAATTATGAACAACACCGTCGGCATAAAAGAAATGTTGGCCCACCACGAGGCGCTAACGATCGTGGCCAGATCGCTGGAACCCACCAAACCGTCCGTCATGTCGGAAGCCGTGAAACTTCTGGGAGCGGTTTGTCTGATTTCGAGCGATAGTCACAAAAAGGTATTGGATGCGATTACCATGAACGGAGAGTTCAAGGGAAGAGAGAGATTCTTACCGATCGTTCAGGGATTGATgaacaagaaaaatgaaaatttgagg GTCGAGTGTCTTCAACTGATCAATTCTATCATCTCCTCGGCTGAAGAGCTCGACTTTCGACTCCACCTACGGAATGAAATTATGCGAGTTGGACTGGCGGATATATTGGAAATGCTCGAGAGAGACGAATCCGAAGATCTGGCTAGGcacttgaaaattttcaacgatCACAAGGAGGAAGATTACGAGGAATTCGTCCAGAGGTTCGATCACGTCCGATTGGAGTTGGACGACGTCAACGATTGTTTCGAAGTGATCAAGAACATGGTGATGGAAACCTCTGCCGAGCCCTACTTTCTATCGATACTTCAGCACCTGCTCTTCGTCAGGGACGACGCCTCGGTCAG GCCCGCGTACTACAAACTGATAGAGGAATGCGTATCGCAAATAGTACTCCATCGTTCGGGCTGCGACCCAGATTTCAGCGCGACCAAACGATTTCAAATCGACGTGCAACCATTGATAGACACGTTGGTCGAAAAATCACGAGCGGAAGAAGAACGACGATTGGTCGAGGTGTCGCAGAAATTGGAAGAAGCTATAGCCAGTAAACAGGAGGCCGAGGCGAAGCTGCAGCACGCGGAGAACAAAATCCGAGAATTGGAACAGGGAGGAGGGAAATCTGTCGGTAACAACGCG AAGCACGGGACTTGTCCGCCTCCACCGACTCTGCCGGGGAttccaccgccgccgcctccgccgttTCCGGGGATCGCCGGAATCGGGGCTCCagcgccaccgccgccgccgccgcctccagGATCCGGATTCGCGGGaccgccgcggccgccgccgcctccgggATCCGGATTCGGAGgtccgccgccgccaccaccgccgcctATGCCTGGAGCGCACACGGGCCCTGCCCCACCGCCGATGCCTCCACCGATCCTGCCTGGATTCGCCGCCCCGAACGCGACACAGTCGCTACCCTTGGGCCTGAAACCGAAGAAGAAGTGGGAGGTCGAGGCGCCGTTGAAGAGGGCGAACTGGAAGGCG ATTCTGCCGCACAAGCTCACCGAAAAGTCGTTTTGGACCAAAGTGCAAGAGGATCGATTGGCGAGCCCCGAAATATTGAACGGTTTGACTCAAAAGTTTGCGTCGAAACCCAGCGGGAAAAAGATCGACGACGTCGTGGACAA GTCAGCACCCTCGAAGAAGACGAAGGATTTGAAGGTTCTAGATGGAAAGGCCGCGCAGAACATTCTGATCCTCCTCGGCGGTACCTTGAAGCACATGTCCTACGATCAAGTGAAATCGTGTTTACTCAAGTGCGAGGGTCCCGTTGTGTCGGACAACATCCTTCAAGGGTTGATACAGTACTTGCCGCCACCGGATCAGCTCTCGAAACTGCAGGTTTACAAGAACCAATACGAGGAATTGACGGAGGCCGAGCAATTTTGCGTTACC ATATCGACGATCAAGAGATTATTGCCGAGGTTGAGGTCGTTGAGTTTCATGCTGCGATTCGAGGAATTGGTGCAAGACGTAAAACCGGACATCGTGGCTGGTACGGCGGCTTGCGAGGAGGTGAAGGCCAGCAAAAAGTTTGCGAAAATCCTCGAACTGATCTTGCTGCTGGGCAATTATATGAATTCCGGATCTAAAAACGGCCAAGCTTTCGGTTTCGAGATCAGTTTCCTGACAAAG TTGACCAGTACGAAAGACGTCGAGAACAAACAGACGTTGATGCACTATTTGGTGGACACCTTGGAACAAAAGTTCCCCGAGTGTCTCAGTTTTGCGGAAGAATTGGCGCACGTGGACAGAGCTAGCCGGGTATCGCTGGAGAACGTTCAGAGAACGTTGCGACAAATGGATTCCAACATCCGAAATTTAGAGCAAGATCTGTCGAACGCTAAAGTTCCTCAATCGGACGAGGATATGTTTATCGAAGTTATGGGC CCGTTTGCGAAGAAAGCTCGAGAGTCTTACGAAGTGATGCAGAATATGTTCAAAAACATGGACAGCCTGTACACCGATATTTCCGAATTTTTCTCCTTCGACAAGCAAAAGTACACGATAGAGGAGTTCTTTGGCGATATTAAAACATTCAAAGATGATTTCACG CAAGCGCAACGAGAAATAATCAAGTTGAGGGAAGGAGAGGAAAAGCAGAGGAGGGCTAGGGAAGCGCGGGAAAAAGCGGAAGCCGAGAAAGCGGCGCGAGCAGCTCGGAAGCGCGCGCTCGTCGACATGAATGCTCACGAAACACAGGAAGGCGTTATGGACAGCTTGATGGAGGCTCTGCAAACTGGTTCCGCGTTCAGTAGACCGGATCAACGTCGCAAACGGCAAGCACGCGCCGCTGGTG CGGAGAGAAGGGCTCAACTTAATAGAAGTCGTTCGCGAACAGGATTAGTGGGGACCGGCTTACTGGGAAGAGAACTTTCGAC AGAACTTTTAAGCTCGGCATAA
- the dia gene encoding diaphanous related formin 1 isoform X2: MNNTVGIKEMLAHHEALTIVARSLEPTKPSVMSEAVKLLGAVCLISSDSHKKVLDAITMNGEFKGRERFLPIVQGLMNKKNENLRVECLQLINSIISSAEELDFRLHLRNEIMRVGLADILEMLERDESEDLARHLKIFNDHKEEDYEEFVQRFDHVRLELDDVNDCFEVIKNMVMETSAEPYFLSILQHLLFVRDDASVRPAYYKLIEECVSQIVLHRSGCDPDFSATKRFQIDVQPLIDTLVEKSRAEEERRLVEVSQKLEEAIASKQEAEAKLQHAENKIRELEQGGGKSVGNNAKHGTCPPPPTLPGIPPPPPPPFPGIAGIGAPAPPPPPPPPGSGFAGPPRPPPPPGSGFGGPPPPPPPPMPGAHTGPAPPPMPPPILPGFAAPNATQSLPLGLKPKKKWEVEAPLKRANWKAILPHKLTEKSFWTKVQEDRLASPEILNGLTQKFASKPSGKKIDDVVDKSAPSKKTKDLKVLDGKAAQNILILLGGTLKHMSYDQVKSCLLKCEGPVVSDNILQGLIQYLPPPDQLSKLQVYKNQYEELTEAEQFCVTISTIKRLLPRLRSLSFMLRFEELVQDVKPDIVAGTAACEEVKASKKFAKILELILLLGNYMNSGSKNGQAFGFEISFLTKLTSTKDVENKQTLMHYLVDTLEQKFPECLSFAEELAHVDRASRVSLENVQRTLRQMDSNIRNLEQDLSNAKVPQSDEDMFIEVMGPFAKKARESYEVMQNMFKNMDSLYTDISEFFSFDKQKYTIEEFFGDIKTFKDDFTQAQREIIKLREGEEKQRRAREAREKAEAEKAARAARKRALVDMNAHETQEGVMDSLMEALQTGSAFSRPDQRRKRQARAAGGKFYRTTYASTKTAKKETARQRRPALFAKLYDSREAVPNHAPLRNRSDSTMRIRTRTRTIATAIFSRVPTFTIFDPSDANVQLYTPEENQAFGRQVLLDAAARMPRRETYMSRISSFKRNRQNEIANKRIRFDRRPEIEQTPRRDVPVRTSGNFDENENSSFSPELVRPNIADIQQFEDSIRCLFPARARRNCENEDAIATYRSVVDELERYPGSLGRGRDSSLPPLSPLLPSSSSLSSFHRTVLIGEAMKLTPVKRKRVIVSKKRKRNSIVRRTVRGRRLKHFRYRLAGKSQKWTNRLGSPASECASLPDHRSTDASSFSLASKDPPDETSKSVDTLVAAIPTQFGSLVRAKRFDDIAGCKDENEQDATVESGFSGRTISPHSPEIRADVEHRDEEYEAEASTNNYGRVTCRRGKRRDPMSSNERDRDIASILGTVQSWQTFPNRKRQKGEREKKTWKFW, encoded by the exons ATGAACAACACCGTCGGCATAAAAGAAATGTTGGCCCACCACGAGGCGCTAACGATCGTGGCCAGATCGCTGGAACCCACCAAACCGTCCGTCATGTCGGAAGCCGTGAAACTTCTGGGAGCGGTTTGTCTGATTTCGAGCGATAGTCACAAAAAGGTATTGGATGCGATTACCATGAACGGAGAGTTCAAGGGAAGAGAGAGATTCTTACCGATCGTTCAGGGATTGATgaacaagaaaaatgaaaatttgagg GTCGAGTGTCTTCAACTGATCAATTCTATCATCTCCTCGGCTGAAGAGCTCGACTTTCGACTCCACCTACGGAATGAAATTATGCGAGTTGGACTGGCGGATATATTGGAAATGCTCGAGAGAGACGAATCCGAAGATCTGGCTAGGcacttgaaaattttcaacgatCACAAGGAGGAAGATTACGAGGAATTCGTCCAGAGGTTCGATCACGTCCGATTGGAGTTGGACGACGTCAACGATTGTTTCGAAGTGATCAAGAACATGGTGATGGAAACCTCTGCCGAGCCCTACTTTCTATCGATACTTCAGCACCTGCTCTTCGTCAGGGACGACGCCTCGGTCAG GCCCGCGTACTACAAACTGATAGAGGAATGCGTATCGCAAATAGTACTCCATCGTTCGGGCTGCGACCCAGATTTCAGCGCGACCAAACGATTTCAAATCGACGTGCAACCATTGATAGACACGTTGGTCGAAAAATCACGAGCGGAAGAAGAACGACGATTGGTCGAGGTGTCGCAGAAATTGGAAGAAGCTATAGCCAGTAAACAGGAGGCCGAGGCGAAGCTGCAGCACGCGGAGAACAAAATCCGAGAATTGGAACAGGGAGGAGGGAAATCTGTCGGTAACAACGCG AAGCACGGGACTTGTCCGCCTCCACCGACTCTGCCGGGGAttccaccgccgccgcctccgccgttTCCGGGGATCGCCGGAATCGGGGCTCCagcgccaccgccgccgccgccgcctccagGATCCGGATTCGCGGGaccgccgcggccgccgccgcctccgggATCCGGATTCGGAGgtccgccgccgccaccaccgccgcctATGCCTGGAGCGCACACGGGCCCTGCCCCACCGCCGATGCCTCCACCGATCCTGCCTGGATTCGCCGCCCCGAACGCGACACAGTCGCTACCCTTGGGCCTGAAACCGAAGAAGAAGTGGGAGGTCGAGGCGCCGTTGAAGAGGGCGAACTGGAAGGCG ATTCTGCCGCACAAGCTCACCGAAAAGTCGTTTTGGACCAAAGTGCAAGAGGATCGATTGGCGAGCCCCGAAATATTGAACGGTTTGACTCAAAAGTTTGCGTCGAAACCCAGCGGGAAAAAGATCGACGACGTCGTGGACAA GTCAGCACCCTCGAAGAAGACGAAGGATTTGAAGGTTCTAGATGGAAAGGCCGCGCAGAACATTCTGATCCTCCTCGGCGGTACCTTGAAGCACATGTCCTACGATCAAGTGAAATCGTGTTTACTCAAGTGCGAGGGTCCCGTTGTGTCGGACAACATCCTTCAAGGGTTGATACAGTACTTGCCGCCACCGGATCAGCTCTCGAAACTGCAGGTTTACAAGAACCAATACGAGGAATTGACGGAGGCCGAGCAATTTTGCGTTACC ATATCGACGATCAAGAGATTATTGCCGAGGTTGAGGTCGTTGAGTTTCATGCTGCGATTCGAGGAATTGGTGCAAGACGTAAAACCGGACATCGTGGCTGGTACGGCGGCTTGCGAGGAGGTGAAGGCCAGCAAAAAGTTTGCGAAAATCCTCGAACTGATCTTGCTGCTGGGCAATTATATGAATTCCGGATCTAAAAACGGCCAAGCTTTCGGTTTCGAGATCAGTTTCCTGACAAAG TTGACCAGTACGAAAGACGTCGAGAACAAACAGACGTTGATGCACTATTTGGTGGACACCTTGGAACAAAAGTTCCCCGAGTGTCTCAGTTTTGCGGAAGAATTGGCGCACGTGGACAGAGCTAGCCGGGTATCGCTGGAGAACGTTCAGAGAACGTTGCGACAAATGGATTCCAACATCCGAAATTTAGAGCAAGATCTGTCGAACGCTAAAGTTCCTCAATCGGACGAGGATATGTTTATCGAAGTTATGGGC CCGTTTGCGAAGAAAGCTCGAGAGTCTTACGAAGTGATGCAGAATATGTTCAAAAACATGGACAGCCTGTACACCGATATTTCCGAATTTTTCTCCTTCGACAAGCAAAAGTACACGATAGAGGAGTTCTTTGGCGATATTAAAACATTCAAAGATGATTTCACG CAAGCGCAACGAGAAATAATCAAGTTGAGGGAAGGAGAGGAAAAGCAGAGGAGGGCTAGGGAAGCGCGGGAAAAAGCGGAAGCCGAGAAAGCGGCGCGAGCAGCTCGGAAGCGCGCGCTCGTCGACATGAATGCTCACGAAACACAGGAAGGCGTTATGGACAGCTTGATGGAGGCTCTGCAAACTGGTTCCGCGTTCAGTAGACCGGATCAACGTCGCAAACGGCAAGCACGCGCCGCTGGTGGTAAGTTTTATAGGACTACGTACGCTTCGACGAAAACTGCGAAGAAGGAGACCGCGCGACAACGAAGGCCAGCCTTGTTCGCCAAGTTGTACGATTCGAGAGAGGCGGTGCCAAACCACGCACCGTTGCGGAATCGGAGCGATTCGACGATGCGAATACGAACTCGAACCCGAACTATCGCGACCGCTATTTTCTCCCGTGTTCCGACGTTCACGATTTTCGACCCATCCGACGCGAACGTCCAGCTCTATACGCCCGAGGAGAATCAAGCTTTCGGTCGACAAGTGTTGCTCGACGCCGCAGCGAGAATGCCGAGACGGGAGACGTACATGTCCAGAATCAGTTCCTTTAAGAGGAACAGGCAAAACGAAATCGCGAACAAGCGGATTCGTTTCGATCGCCGGCCAGAAATCGAACAGACTCCGAGGAGAGACGTTCCTGTGCGGACCTCTGGAAACTTTGACGAAAACGAAAACTCTTCGTTTTCGCCGGAACTCGTTCGACCGAACATTGCCGACATCCAGCAATTCGAAGATTCCATCCGGTGCCTCTTCCCCGCGAGAGCGCGACGAAATTGCGAGAACGAGGACGCCATCGCAACCTATCGATCCGTCGTTGACGAACTGGAAAGATATCCTGGTTCGCTCGGTAGGGGACGCGATTCGTCTCTGCCTCCGCTATCGCCGCTGTTgccgtcctcgtcgtcgttgtcgtcgttccACAGAACAGTTTTGATCGGCGAGGCCATGAAATTGACTCCGGTTAAGCGAAAACGAGTGATAGTCAGCAAGAAGCGGAAAAGGAACAGCATCGTGCGCCGTACCGTTCGCGGGCGCAGACTGAAGCATTTTAGGTACAGACTCGCCGGTAAATCGCAGAAATGGACGAATCGGTTGGGCAGCCCGGCGAGCGAGTGTGCCTCGCTACCCGATCATCGTTCCACCGACGCCTCGTCGTTTTCGCTCGCGTCCAAGGACCCGCCGGACGAAACCTCGAAATCGGTCGACACACTTGTCGCAGCGATTCCGACGCAATTCGGATCGCTCGTTCGAGCGAAACGTTTCGACGACATCGCCGGTTGCAAGGACGAGAACGAACAAGATGCAACGGTGGAGAGTGGATTTTCCGGTCGAACGATTTCACCCCACTCTCCCGAGATTCGAGCAGACGTCGAGCATCGGGACGAAGAATACGAAGCGGAAGCATCGACGAATAATTATGGTCGCGTAACCTGTCGGAGAGGGAAGCGAAGGGACCCGATGTCGTCGAACGAACGAGACCGCGATATCGCGTCGATCCTCGGAACTGTTCAAAGCTGGCAAACCTTCCCAAACAGAAAGAGACaaaagggagaaagggagaaaaagacgTGGAAATTCTGGTAG